In Melitaea cinxia chromosome Z, ilMelCinx1.1, whole genome shotgun sequence, a single window of DNA contains:
- the LOC123668509 gene encoding protein SCAI, with product MSPISEKERKIILEFCHLLEKSKQLFNGLRELTPYGNKQWQAHFGRTFDIYAKLWKFQQQFRPVLDQRYGLKRWQIGEIASKIGQLYYHFYLRTSEINYLIEAYSFYLAIRGRQYYNLASKEAKSELMVKKLRYYARFIVVAILLRQSEIINDLLIELEKQIVAYGQAYDPNDQAEWLNVLEEVRAFLNADPGVSIIDQENNNRIITLSGRLSRHTIPPVERTLQMNLKLQDAIIIGSGTQLVKFSELTIDMFRMLQNLEWEIDVPIKDPSVDSPHASGETSKTPKRIGVHCESGNVNPHKYLLFKPSACQVVTYVASTINELPKKGVLLIFISADGYHPHQNTHPENYTYDIGGLITSSKSDIYRDYNRETKAGSSKYKNKHILYPGDLQPFTRKPLVLIVDSDNSYAFQHISRTFGLPLLVLMSPLSLPATINDRSSHGSLFTLFLHNPIAGLCNSCEIFTITLETWEKCSHLRDVFMKEAIHLLMRIRVDLTYHAFLGCEFLRLLILRYIFCECTLRLHRGFRARTNLPRASPPLPDELMENCDLMAIVLDIADCIGVREYFYDLSGPETTRD from the exons ATGAGTCCAATCTCTGAGAAGGAAAGGAAGATAATTCTCGAATTCTGCCATTTACTCGAAAAATCTAAGCAACTATTCAATGGActaag AGAACTTACTCCATACGGAAACAAACAATGGCAAGCACATTTTGGCCGTACTTTTGATATTTATGCAAAACTCTGGAAATTTCAACAACAATTTCGACCCGTATTGGACCAAAGATATGGCTTGAAACGATGGCAAATTGGTGAAATAGCTTCTAAAATAGGACAactatattatcattttta CTTACGGACAAGTGAAATAAATTATCTCATCGAAGCCTATTCTTTTTATTTGGCTATAAGAGGACGACAGTACTACAACCTCGCGAGCAAAGAAGCGAAATCAGAACTTATGGTGAAAAAACTGCGCTACTACGCAAGATTTATTGTTGTCGCTATACTCTTGAGGCAGTCTGAAATAATCAATGATCTCCTGATTGAATTAGAAAAACAAATTGTTGCATATGGACAAGCATACGATCCCAATGATCAAGCTGAGTGGTTAAACGTTTTGGAAGAGGTACGAGCATTTCTCAATGCTGACCCTGGTGTGTCAATTATAGACcaagaaaataataacagaattATTACTTTGAG cGGTCGTCTCAGTCGCCATACAATTCCACCAGTTGAAAGAACACTCCAAATGAATTTGAAGCTGCAAGACGCTATTATAATAGGCAGCGGTACACAACTCGTCAAATTCTCAGAATTGACAATCGATATGTTTCGTATGCTACAAAACTTGGAATGGGAAATTGATGTCCCTATTAAAGATCCATCGGTTGACTCTCCACACGCGTCTGGAGAAACATCTAAAACACCCAAACGTATTG gcGTACATTGCGAAAGTGGAAATGTTAATCctcataaatatttactgttCAAGCCGTCTGCTTGTCAGGTTGTTACATACGTTGCTAGCACAATTAACGAACTGCCAAAGAAGGGTGtgctacttatttttatatctgcAGACGGTTATCATCCTCATCAAAACACGCATCCAGAAAATT ATACTTATGACATTGGTGGCCTGATAACGTCATCTAAATCGGACATCTACAGGGATTACAACAGGGAAACAAAAGCTGGCAgcagtaaatataaaaacaagcaCATCCTTTATCCAGGCGACTTGCAACCATTCACCAGAAAACCACTCGTTTTGATCGTTGATTCAGACAATTCATATGCATTTCAACATATTTCTAGAACATTCGGATTGCCTCTCTTAGTGCTTATGTCACCATTGTCATTACCAGCTACAATAAATG ATCGGAGTAGTCATGGCAGTTTGTTCACACTGTTCTTACACAATCCGATAGCTGGACTATGCAATTCTTGCGAAATCTTTACCATAACTTTGGAAACGTGGGAGAAATGTTCACATTTACGTGACGTTTTCATGAAAGAAGCCATACATTTGTTGATGAGAATAAGAGTAG ATTTGACTTACCACGCCTTTCTCGGCTGTGAATTCTTACGTCTTCTAATATTGAGATATATTTTCTGTGAATGTACTTTGCGCTTACACCGAGGATTTCGTGCAAGGACTAATCTACCGCGTGCCTCGCCACCTCTCCCCGACGAATTGATGGAGAACTGTGACCTTATGGCCATCGTCCTTGATATAGCAGACTGCATTGGG GTTCGTGAATACTTTTACGATCTTTCGGGTCCTGAGACTACGAGGGACTAA
- the LOC123668510 gene encoding uncharacterized protein LOC123668510, with amino-acid sequence MLTPPQKQQRVECSRAFLDLCNEDKNGVLSRIVTGDETWIHHYEPESKQDSMQWHKKGTAPPKKLKVPQSAGKLMATVFWDSEGILLIDYKDKGVSITGEYYASILERLKEAIKQKRQGKLTKGVLLLHDNAHVPPRGVGCPA; translated from the coding sequence ATGCTCACGCCGCCGCAAAAACAACAACGCGTAGAGTGTTCACGTGCATTTTTGGACCTCTGCAATGAAGATAAGAATGGTGTATTGAGTCGAATTGTTACTGGTGACGAAACTTGGATTCATCATTATGAACCTGAGTCGAAACAAGACTCTATGCAGTGGCATAAAAAGGGCACAGCACCCCCCAAGAAGTTAAAGGTGCCACAGTCAGCTGGGAAACTCATGGCAACGGTCTTTTGGGACTCAGAAGGAATATTATTAATCGATTATAAAGATAAAGGTGTTTCTATAACCGGAGAATACTACGCTTCAATATTAGAGCGATTAAAAGAAGCCATTAAACAGAAAAGACAGGGAAAATTGACGAAAGGTGTGCTGCTTTTGCACGACAATGCGCACGTCCCGCCGCGTGGCGTTGGCTGCCCTGCTTAA
- the LOC123668511 gene encoding protein GVQW3-like, producing MEKIEYRAVIKFLTKQGKLVATIMDEMSSVYGDSCPEKTMVYKRHSLFKKGRESLEDDPRPGRSIEVTTPELIQKVEILVLNDARLKKKKLAEMVGVSVTTVFKILHDHLSMTKVSAI from the coding sequence atggaaaaaatcGAATATCGTGCCGTTATAAAGTTCCTTACCAAGCAAGGAAAATTAGTTGCGACCATAATGGATGAGATGTCATCGGTTTACGGTGACTCTTGTCCAGAAAAAACCATGGTGTACAAGAGGcacagtttgtttaaaaaaggaaGGGAATCCCTTGAAGACGACCCGAGGCCGGGCAGGAGCATCGAGGTGACCACGCCAGAACTTATCCAAAAAGTCGAAATACTTGTACTCAACGATGCTCGACTAAAGAAGAAAAAACTCGCAGAAATGGTTGGCGTATCCGTTACAACCGTTTTTAAAATCCTGCACGATCATCTTAGCATGACTAAGGTCAGCGCAATATAG